One Channa argus isolate prfri chromosome 15, Channa argus male v1.0, whole genome shotgun sequence DNA segment encodes these proteins:
- the mgp gene encoding matrix Gla protein: MRRLLQFLALCAVVSLCVCYDSRESSESAEDLIVSRNRANAFIPSQWMAMRIPPRGNSRRKSPVERRAEICEDYSPCRLYSYQHGSQKAYERYFNALTQPQRPARTRLY, encoded by the exons ATGAGGAGGCTTCTTCAGTTTCTGGCACTGTGTGCTGTGGTCTCGCTCTGCGTTTGCTACG ACTCTCGTGAAAGCTCAGAGTCCGCTGAAG ATTTGATTGTGTCCCGAAACCGAGCCAACGCCTTCATCCCATCACAGTGGATGGCTATGAGAATCCCACCCAGAGGGAACAGTAGGAG AAAGTCCCCAGTGGAGAGGCGTGCAGAGATCTGCGAGGACTACTCTCCCTGCCGCTTGTACTCCTATCAGCACGGCAGTCAGAAGGCCTACGAGAGATACTTCAACGCCCTGACTCAACCGCAGAGACCAGCTAGAACTCGTCTGTACTAA
- the bglap gene encoding osteocalcin has translation MKTLVILVLCSLAVTCLTSDADPQPAADQPAQDGLFVEKEQASAVVRQKRAPGVLTQVQLESLREVCEANLACEHMMDTNGIIAAYTAYYGPIPY, from the exons ATGAAGACGTTGGTGATCCTGGTTCTCTGCTCCCTGGCTGTCACCTGTCTGACCTCAG ACGCTGACCCGCAGCCTGCTGCTGACCAACCCGCTCAGGACG GTTTGTTCGTGGAGAAGGAGCAGGCGTCCGCAGTGGTGAGACAGAAAAGAGCTCCCGGAGTCTTAACCCAGGTCCAGCTGGAGAG CCTGAGAGAAGTGTGTGAGGCCAACTTGGCATGTGAGCACATGATGGACACGAATGGGATCATCGCTGCCTACACCGCCTACTATGGACCAATCCCCTACTAG
- the LOC137100457 gene encoding pleckstrin homology domain-containing family F member 2-like, which produces MMDQLTFDRENRERIQALEQSFGPSGRPLSQPGRILLGEGRLIKQGRRKPQPKDFYLFNDVLVYGSIILNGRWHKKQKIIRLEDIMLEDMEDGAMQNQWLIRTPRKSFFVAASSYEEKRAWMDHIEDCRTSWMQSGSCQPRSKYAVSWIPDQAAYKCMRCLNKFTATRRRHHCRKCGFLVCNSCSKQREVISHIHPTKQLRVCNLCHRRNKEEEMSRPRGDRAAKNSSEDDDLPVSSDEEEKEDGMAMQIYTPSKWLDSKMGTWGQTSTYAYPIPMHLRPHSNLM; this is translated from the exons ATGATGGACCAGCTAACATTTGACAGGGAGAACCGAGAGCGTATACAGGCTTTGGAGCAGTCATTCGGTCCATCGGGGAGGCCCCTGTCCCAGCCGGGTCGGATCCTGCTGGGAGAAGGCCGTCTGATAAAGCAGGGTCGTCGCAAACCGCAGCCGAAGGACTTCTACCTGTTCAACGACGTGCTGGTGTATGGCAGCATCATCCTAAACGGCCGCTGGCACAAGAAGCAGAAGATCATCCGTCTAG AGGACATCATGCTGGAGGACATGGAGGATGGAGCAATGCAGAACCAGTGGCTGATCCGTACTCCACGCAAGTCCTTCTTTGTTGCCGCCTCCTCGTACGAGGAGAAGCGGGCCTGGATGGATCACATCGAGGACTGTCGGACCAGCTGGATGCAGAGCGGCAGCTGCCAGCCTCGCTCCAAATATGCCGTTTCCTGGATTCCAGACCAGGCCGCCTACAAATGCATGCGCTGCCTCAATAAGTTCACCGCCACCAGACGTCGCCACCACTGCAGGAAATGTGGATTTTTGGTGTGCAACTCCTGCTCTAAGCAGAGAGAAGTGATAAGCCACATTCACCCCACCAAACAGCTGAGGGTCTGCAACCTGTGCCACAGAAGGAATAAGGAAGAGGAGATGTCTCGCCCGAGGGGGGACAGAGCAGCAAAGAACAGCTCCGAGGACGATGATCTGCCAGTGTCCAGTgatgaagaggagaaggaggatgGGATGGCGATGCAGATTTATACCCCCAGCAAATGGCTGGACAGCAAGATGGGGACCTGGGGACAGACGAGTACTTATGCTTACCCCATTCCAATGCACCTACGGCCCCACTCAAACTTAATGTGA
- the LOC137100456 gene encoding pleckstrin homology domain-containing family F member 2-like — translation MDQLMFDRENRERIQALEQSFGRSGRPLSQPGRILMGEGRLIKQGRRKPQPKDFYLFNDSLVYGSIILNGRWHKKQKIIPLEGIMLEDMEDGAMQNQWLIRTPRKSFFVAASSYEEKRAWMDHIEDCRTSWMQSGSCQPRSKYAVSWIPDRAAYKCMRCLNKFTATRRRHHCRKCGFLVCKSCSKQREVIDHIHPTKPLRVCGLCHTMKDEELSRQRGDSAGLVDDDAAPPSDEEMEKQGEVTMQSHTPSIWLDSHMGTGDEMNIYVYPIPMHLRPHLSYSTAATLPRT, via the exons ATGGACCAGCTCATGTTTGACAGAGAGAACCGGGAGCGTATCCAGGCTTTGGAGCAGTCATTCGGTCGGTCGGGGAGGCCCCTGTCCCAGCCCGGTCGGATCCTGATGGGAGAAGGCCGTCTGATAAAGCAGGGTCGTCGCAAACCGCAGCCGAAGGACTTCTACCTGTTCAACGACTCGCTGGTGTATGGCAGCATCATCCTAAACGGCCGCTGGCACAAGAAGCAGAAGATCATCCCTCTAG AGGGCATCATGCTGGAGGACATGGAGGACGGAGCAATGCAGAACCAGTGGCTGATCCGTACTCCACGCAAGTCCTTCTTTGTTGCCGCCTCCTCGTACGAGGAGAAGCGGGCCTGGATGGATCACATCGAGGACTGTCGGACCAGCTGGATGCAGAGCGGCAGCTGCCAGCCTCGCTCCAAATATGCCGTTTCCTGGATTCCAGACCGGGCCGCCTACAAATGCATGCGCTGCCTCAATAAGTTCACCGCCACCAGACGTCGCCACCACTGCAGGAAATGTGGATTTTTGGTGTGCAAGTCCTGCTCCAAGCAGAGAGAAGTGATTGACCACATTCACCCCACCAAACCTTTGAGAGTGTGCGGCCTGTGCCACACTATGAAGGACGAGGAGCTGTCTCGCCAGAGGGGAGACAGTGCAGGCTTAGTGGACGACGATGCGGCACCACCGAGTGATGAAGAGATGGAGAAGCAGGGAGAGGTGACAATGCAGAGCCATACTCCCAGCATCTGGCTGGATTCTCACATGGGCACCGGTGATGAGATGAACATTTATGTTTACCCGATACCAATGCACCTACGGCCCCACCTCAGTTATAGTACGGCTGCTACACTCCCACGGACATAA